ATTCAGAGGCTCGCAGAACATCAACACGGCATGTCAGAAACAGTGGCTGAAACGAGGCCGGAGCAGCCCCCAGTGACAGCTGACGAGAGCGCAAGCTCAACcccagcgccagcgccagcgccagaAGTCGCGCAAACGCCAGTACAAACCCCTGAGAGCAGTACCAAACCTGAGGAACCTACTGTGACGCCCGCAAACGCGTCGAGAGGAGGTAGAGAAACTTCGGACCGGATCCTGTACGTGGGCAACCTGGACCTCGCAGTCACGGAGGAGATGCTGAAGCAGTACTTCCAGGTCGGTGGCTCCATTGCCAACGTCAAGATCCTCAtggacaagaacaacaagcAGGCGAATTACGCGTTCGTCGAGTTCCACCAGCCCCACGACGCTAACGTGGCGTTCCAAACGCTTGACGGCAAGCAAATTGAGAACCACGTGATCAAGATTAACTGGGCCTTCCAGTCGCAGCAGGTATCGTCCGAGGACACGTTCAACCTGTTTGTGGGTGACCTTAACGTTGACGTCGACGACGAGACTCTCGCCAGAACTTTCAAGGACATCCCCACCTTCATCCAGGCCCATGTCATGTGGGATATGCAGACCGGCCGGTCTAGAGGGTACGGGTTTGTATCGTTTGGCGAGCAGACCCAGGCGCAGAAGGCTATGGAAGACAACCAGGGTGCCGTGGTCAACGGCAGAGCAATCAGAATCAACTGGGCTTCCAAGCGCGAGCACAACAGTCACAACAACAACCCAATGAATAACCGCGGCGGAGCGCGTCGCGGCGGCTTCCGCAACCACGGCAATAACCAGCTTAGACACCAGATGCCTCCAATGGGCATGCCAGGTCGCGGTGCTATGCTGCCCAACATGGGGATGCCATCTCAGCCTCCTATGCCCCAAGGTGCTCAGCCTCAGGGTCCTATCATGCCACCCCAGGTGCCTCCACAAGCCGTGGAAGCTATGATGAGAAGTGCCCCACCCAGAGTAACTACCGTGTACATCGGCAACATCCCTCACTTTGCCACAGAGCAGGACTTAATCCCTCTGCTCCAGAACTTTGGGTTCATTGTTGACTTCAAACACTACCCTGACAGAGGTTGCTGCTTCATCAAGTATGGTACGCACGAGCAGGCTGCGGTATGTATTTTGACTTTGGGGAACTTTCCGTTCCAGGGCAGAAACCTAAGAACTGGGTGGGGTAAAGAGAAACCATCTTACATCCCTCAGCCTAAGCCTGGCCAAGGTGCTTCGAAGATGGAACAGTTGCCAACTCAGCCCATCGAGCAGGATCCTCAATCGAACACACCTGCTGAGCAGCCTCAGGAGGAGGAGCAATAAGTTTCAATACCAGATAGTTATTACGTACAATTACTGTGCTAACCTTGTGCTAACGACGTGACAGCCAGGAagcgcttttgaagcttaACGAACTCAGTTAAAAGTGCTCTCAAGCAGTTTCGCATTGATAAACCGGCTTGTAAGTAGGGCCAGCCGTTTCCATTTAGCGTTTAAGCGACATCGTCGCAGGGTATTGTATTGCTGCTCACGTTACCAAGATCTATAAAATTTTATTCGACAAACAGGAAGAGCTAGAAATTGTTCACTCAGTCGAATAGAAATAATCGGACTACCTCTTTTGAACGGGCTAcgctttcttgaaatcgTTTTAGACAAGAGGCTTTCTGAATTCAAAGGACAGCCGGTTGTAAGATCCTTGCACTGATTATATGaattttgttttggaaaaactgTCCGCATTATTTAGTACATTGAGCATCTTCGTTAGAAACTTGAGCCATATCGATAATAAAAGCTCAACATTAATTGTACTTATTGCATCAACTGGAATACTACTatacaagaacaaaagaatTTTCAGAAATATCATGGAAAATATAGGAACTGTGGGCGGCGATCTAACCCGAAGCTTTAGGAATAACTACAAAGGAAGTATGTTCAATAAGTGGGGTTCGAAAGATCCagagcaagaagctgccaTGCTGAAGCGTGGCGGCTACGTTGGTGGGCTGGTCAATGACGGTAATACTTGCTTTATGAACTCTGTGCTGCAAAGTTTagcatcttcaaaaactttactgcagtttttggataaCGAAGTCATCCAAGCGTATAAGGAAGCCGAAGAAAGTGAGGATGAGCATGTAGCAGAGAAAGAATTTGAGagcgaaaaaaagctttctgaGTCTAAAACAAAGCCTAAAAAGAAGGTTTATGGCAAACgcaagaagaggctgaCTAGAAACGCCGAAAAGGATGCATTGGATGACGACCAAGATGCAAACATTGAGTTCAGTACCACACTGAAGGAGCTTTTAAACAAGCTGAATGCAAAGCATTACAGGGATAGGCCctacttcaaaacaaacaaactGCTCAAGACTATGTCTAAAGCCCCAAACAAAAGCATTATTCTTGGGTACGACCAAGAAGACGCACAAGAGTTTTTCCAGACCATCTTGtcagaacttgaaaagaacgTGAAATCTCTTTACGGGAAATCATCcaaggatgaagaagctccaGTGCAATTCGATCAACTGCCCGAAGATTCTATGGTTGGTCAAGAAAGACTAGGCGAAATGGGCACTGTCTATATTCCCACTGAGCAGATTGACCCTAACTGCGTACTGGCTCATGAAAATAAAAGTCTTTATTCccctttcaagctcatcactCCCTTGGATGGTCTAACGGCAGAGAGGATAGGATGCTTGCAGTGTGGTGAAAATGGTGGCATTCGTTATTCTGTGTTTTCCGGGTTAAGCTTGAACCTGCCCAGCGAAAACCTGGGCTCAACTTTAAAGCTTTCGGAGCTTCTTCGTGAGTGGATAAAACCTGAAATCATTGAAGGAGTTGAATGCAATCGCTGTGCTCTCAATGCAGTGCTTGAACACCTCgagaaaactttgattCAATACGAGGGCTCAGAGCATTCTTCGGAGAAGCTTGTCGCCGCCGTCAAAGCTCGCGTAGAGCAACTGAAAGACATATTGGCCAAACCTGCTattgatgacgatgactACAAAAAACTGCATACCGAAAACATGGTTCGAAAGTGCTCCAAGTCTAAGCAGATAATTATCTCTCGTCCTCCACCGCTACTCTGCATCCACATTAATAGATCTGTTTTTGATCCCCGCACATACATGATCAGAAAAAACAACTCCAGAGTTTTGTTCAAATCTAAACTCAATTTAGCTCCATGGTGTTGCGCGCCTGATGAAATAAACCTCGATGCCCGTCTCCCCATGTccaaaaaagaacaaaaatcGTTAGAGTCATCTGAAGACGAGAATGTCGGGGGTGAGTACTTCGCCAAATTACACAGACACTTTGAGGAGGAGTTTGAAGacagcgaagaagaagagggcaactttgaagcatctAACAGAGATGTATCTGACTACGATCCTCTAAGAGGCGAAATAGAATCTTCGAGTGACGAGAACGAGTCGTCCTCGGATGGCGAGTATGAAGTTGATGCTCTAGGAAACCGcgtcttcaagcaaaatGGTGCCCAGACTGAGCAGGAGCTAGTTGATGGAACCTCTGCTGATCCAGAGGTTGCCTCTCTTGAGGGCTCGGATGCCGCGGAAAGACTTGATGGTATTGAGCCTGAGACACTTGAtaacgaagacgaagaagacagcGAAAGCGACCATGAAGTTAAGCAGCCACCTTCTCTTTCATCTTTGCACCATGCTCCTAGCTCCTCAACCGTTCCTGTCGGTCCTTTGACCTACGCCTTGCGGTCTGTCATTGTACACTACGGGACACACAACTACGGACACTACATTGCATTCAGGAAGTTTAGAGGCCTGTGGTGGAGAATATCTGATGAGACGGTCTACGTTGTGGACGAAGCAGAGGTTCTCTCCACACCAGGAATTTTCATGCTATTTTATGAGCACGATTACAATGAGTCGCTTCACGCAATGAACGATGACCTGGAGTGGGAGGAGGAAAACGAGGACAGGGAGTGAACACCTCGCTTAAAAAATCCTCAACGCCTCGACTAAAGGTTCTGCATAAGAGGTTTTCAGGCGCTCAACTATTGAATAATTAATAAAGTTTAGTATGTAACCAACTAACAATCTTTGAACCTATCACACAAGCGCTTCgctctcttcttgctctctGCCAGCGAATTGCTGATACCTTAGCTCGttctcctttttttcttcgagaaCGTCCTCCTCGATCAGCTCGGTTAGGTCGTAATCAAACTCGTTAGGGTCGGCACTGTATTTGCCGATGGTGCGCTTTTTTAGTCCGGTTTTACTATCGACCTCGAATGGCTTGTTTCGGCTCGAAGTGCTCGCATTGTCACGCAACTGAAATTTGATTGGATTCTCGTCCTTGGAGAACTCTAGCTTTTCCTTAAGCTTCTGGGTTCTCGATAGATGTTCGTGATCAGTCTTTCCCGCTCTTGCCGCGGGCTTCCGGAACTTGTATGCGAAAGTTCCAGACAACAGcggaagaagcagaacaAACGCGACAATGATCACAAACAACACAAGAAACGCGTAGAAGTCCATGGCTCGTTTTCTCTCAGCGTCTGTCTCTGCCTAAATCGAAACTATGCGCTACTGGACTCGCCGaacgattttgaaaaatatctGCCATATATTGAGCCACAGCAGAAAAGGGCACTAACCTTACTTCAAAGCCTCGGATATCGCTATGCTTAAGAGATCGATTATAACATTTGGCACTGCAGTAGCGAGGCGCCCTGTGCTAAGGCCCTACGCCGCCTGCGTCCGCGCCTTCAGCAGGCTCCAAGTGATCCCCACCGCGCGCGGTTTCGCGTCGGGCCCGGGGTCCACCGATGGCCATGAAATACCGAAAGAAGTTCTGGAACTCAGCGCCGATGCTTACCACATATCCTCGGACGCATTCCTAGATTCCTTGCAGGAAcagctcgaagagctgaGCGATGCCTACCCCGACCTTCTTCCCGACGTCGAGCTCACCCAGGGCGTGATGACCTTAGAGGTTCCTGCTGTCGGCACTTACGTGATCAACAAGCAACCTCCAAACAAGCAGATTTGGCTCTCCTCGCCGGTCTCGGGCCCTAACCGTTTTGACTTCTACAAAAATCGCTGGATCTCGCTACGTGACGGCCAAGACCTACTGTCCCTTCTTAACATAGAGCTGAGCGACGTTCTGCCAAAGCCCGTGACCATAGAGGCCTAGTACTATTCATCTACGTATATGTGTAACGCCAACTTCTGTCAATAGCCTACGATCCATCGGTGCTCTTCCTGATCTCCGCCGCTCTGTTCTGTTCCCGTGATGAGCATCTCCATCTTGCTTTATACGGGTTGCGCTGTGCAACCATCTACATAGACAAAAAGCCCCCTGATAACTCTGTCTTTTGCTCTTTAAAACACTTAAAAGCTGGCAAGTTTGATCCTCGCTCGTCTTTTATCGACAACCTTTGTACCACAAATCTCCCGCGCTATGACCTCCAAATCCTTCATTGTAACACTCAAAGATCACGTTGCCGACGTCGATGTTTCCTCTATCAAAGACTCCTTCTCCAAGTTGGGGGGCCAGATAACCCACGAATTCTCGCTCATCAAGGGCTTCACAGTTAAGATGCCAGAATCCAGCGTTGCGAGCGCCAAGGAGCAGCACGCTGATGCAATCGCCAACATTGAGGAAGACAAGGAGGTTTCCATTAAGAAATAATCAAGAAGCGCTCCTTAAACAAATGGCAGGCGTATATATGTGATGTTGAGCAGATGAGATCGATGTATATTGTGATACAGTAACTAAAAGCCATCTTCCCGCTTCAGCGTTTTTTCTTTAGGCTCCCTATCGGAGGGCATTTAAGTTTCCGAAACATCGAGTCTTTCGTTCTTAGTGACATCTCCACATTGTCAGTTTCGAGGGGCTACATAACGTCCCTAAAATGACAGCATTCCCCATACGCTTGTATTAAAACTCAAGCATTGCAGGCTATTCGATGGACAGTTCGAACCGTTGGGTGCTTTAAACAGACAACTCTTGAAATAAAATGAGCTACGCTCAATTAAACAGTGACCCGCAATTCAAGCCCGTTCAGGGTATTTACGAGGGGCGCCTTCGTCAGTTTACTGACGGCGGGGGTGAATATAAGGAATTGAACCTGCCCAAGTTTTACGACAAAAAGCGCATCTCGTTGGACCAGGACAGCGTAAAGGTCCAATGGTACCAGGTGCGCTTTGAGAAAGGCTCTTCCCCTGTGTCGCCTGACAAGCGACCTCCCTGGAGCGAAATTGTGgagaaagacaaaaataaagagcttgaatTTAGGGACGCGCAAAAAGGCCAGCCTTTCGGACCCAGCTGGTCAACAACGTGGTTTAGAGTCCAGGTGACAGTGCCTGACGAATGGCTGGCAGCCGAGGAACAGCTCATTTTCGAGTGGGACTGCAGCAACGAAGGCATTGTCATTGACCCAGAGACGCTGATCCCAAAAACGGCTTTTTCTGGAGGGGGAGAAAGAAACGAGTACATGCTTCCCAAGGGCCAGAAGCACCACGTCTTCTACATCGAGAGCGGCAATAACGGAATGTTCGGTTGTGGTGCCGGTTCAAGTATTAATCCTCCGGATAACAACAGATATTTCCACCTCAACAAAGCGGACTTGGTTTGGCCTAACTGGGAGGCTCGAGCCCTCTTCATTGATTTCTGGATGTTGTCGGATGCGGCCCGCGAACTTCCTGGAGACTCCTGGCAGAAGCATAAAGCCCGGCACGTGGGTAACTCGGTGATGGACTTATTTGACCCAGAAGACGCCAGCACTGTTACAAAGTGTAGGAAACTTATTCGCGAAGAGTATTTTGATCAACTGGCAGACGATCCAAAGGTTTTCCAGGCCGGCGATAGCTCTGTGAGGGCCGATGTTCATGGGGTGGGCAATTGTCATATTGATACCGCGTGGCTATGGCCTTTCGCTGAGACTCGTAGAAAAGTGGTGCGTTCTTGGACGTCGCAGTGCACCTTGATGGACCAGTATCCCGAGTACCGGTTTGTTGCGTCACAAGCTCAGCAGTTTAAGTGGTTGCTTAAGGAGCACTCGAACTTTTTTCATGAAGTGCTCATTCCCAAAATTCAGCAATCGCAGTTTTTCCCCATCGGCGGTTCGTGGGTCGAAAATGATACTAACATTCCCTCGGGGGAGTCGTTGTGTCGCCAGTTTTTCTTAGGCCAGCGGTTCTATCTTAAACACTTTGGTAAGAAAAGTGACGTTTTTTGGCTACCTGACACCTTCGGTTATTCTTCTCAAGTTCCACAAATCGCGAAGATATCTGGGATTGATAAATTTTTAACCCAAAAGTTGTCATGGAACAACATAAATAGCTTTCCTCACACTACTTTTAATTGGGCAGGCATTGATGGCTCCCAGCTTCTCACACATATGCCCCCGGGAAACACTTATACTGCAAGTTCCCATTTTGGCGACGTCCTGCGTACTGCAAAgggaaacaaaaattcCGACGTTTATGGATCCGGTCTAATGCTTTACGGAAAGGGTGACGGCGGAGGAGGCCCAACGGCAGAaatgctggaaaaaatgAGGAGAATTAGATCCATAAGCAATCGTAATGGAAATGTCATTCCAAAGCTACAAGTTGGAACTACAATCGAGGAATTTTATCAAGACATTCTCGAAAAAACTCACAACGGATTGGACCTCCCAACTTGGGTTGGGGAGCTATATTTTGAGTTTCATAGAGGAACATACACTACTCAGGCCGAAGTTAAACGGCTTATGAGACTTTCTGAGATTAAAATGCACGATTTGGAGTGGATTGCAACTAAGGCTTCACTCGTTTATCCCGACGAGTATGAGTACCcaatcaacaaaatcaacaGGATCTGGGAAGACATTCTTCTATGTCAATTCCACGACGTTTTGCCTGGTTCTTGTATTGAACTTGTTTACAAATATGAAGCACGCCCTATGTTGAAAGACGCCATCACCGAAATCGAGTCCTTGATTAACGATGcgctcaagtttttgaagaaaaaagggAAAGGAAACTCGTCAATTGGTAcccttgagcttgttgaaagcGACGCAACAAACTCGGCGAAAAACGAGAGAGAGTTTGTAAAGTTAAAGGATGAAGCTAAGCACATCAAAATGACAAATGATGTACTCGAAGTTACCATagacaaagaaaaaggtgttATTTCGTCGATCAAAGACAGAGAAAGGGAAGTCGAATACCTAGACCTGGATGGAGGCCGAAACAAGCGAGGTGCAAACCAGTTTGTTTTATTCGATGACAAGCCTCTGGGCTGGCAAGCATGGGATACGGAGCTTTATTCTGTTAACCAGTACAAGTACATCACAAGTTTGGAAAGCGTGGAAATTGCTGAAAACTCTTCTGAAAAGTGTGCTGTTGAACTAACCTTCAAGGTTTCAAATGATTGTGAAATTCTCACAAGCATCTCTTTGGGCTCGAGAACTCAGCATGAAAGCGGGGGGCTGATTGAAATAAAGACATCTGTTAAGAACTGGAATCTCCggaacaagtttttgaaggttgAGTTTCCTGTAAATATTCGTAATGACTTTGCTTCATACGAAACTCAGTTTGGTATCACAAAGAGACCTACACATTACAATACATCTTGGGATGTTGCCAAATTTGAAGTGTGCCACCACAAGTTTGCTGACTACTCGGAATTTTCGAAGGGTGTGTCTGTAATCAATGACTCAAAATACGGTTTTGCGACTCATGGAAACCTGATGCGTCTTTCTCTGCTGAGGTCGCCAAAGGCGCCTGATGCACATGCGGACATGGGCTCCCATGAAATAAGATATGCGCTGTATCCCCACAGAGGAGCGCTTTCTTCTAGCACTGTACATGAAGCGCTGAAGTTCAATTATCGCCACCATTATTCCATTCCAGAATCGGTTTCTGAGGCCTTTGATGGCGTTATTGGAATTGAAGGTGATCCGAACGTCATATTGACAAACATCAAGCGTGGAGAGGACGACGAAGGACTTGATTCGGAGTACTCCACTACCAAGGGTGAGAAACGAAGCTTTGTGGTAAGACTTTATGAGTCTCTTGGTGGGGAATCTTTTGCGGTCCTCAAAACCTCTCTTCCTGTGAAAAACGCGCTAAAAGTCGATAATTTGGAGTTGTCTGAAATAAACTCAATACCCTTGACAACGAAATCCTCTGCCTCCTCAGACAAATCCACGTTGGAgttcaaagtcaagctgAGACCATTTGAAATTGCGACTTATAAGTTGGTTTTGTAGATACTAGGTTTTTATGTTACGTTATGACTATAGGTTTATCTTATGATTTTTGATTATGGctctttgactttcaaTTTCGTAACATTCTTATCATTAATAAACAAAGGCATCTGAATAAGAAATGTCAGCGGCGCCCATACCCGATGGGAGGCTGACAATCCAAAAGCACCGGCGGTTTTTACAGCGGCACCTCGCTATTCTcccttcaaaatatcaagaaTATGAGGCAAATAAGCTTGCCATTGTCACCTACGCCTTGATCGGATTGAGTTGCATCGGTGACCCTGTGTCAGAAGAATACGCTGCTAGCAAAGAGTGGCTCAGAAGACATTACAGGGTCATTGGGCGAGGCGAGACCTCACTTGCTGGCTTTTTCCCAAGCCTTTACATGGAAGTTGAGAATGCGCTCACTCTCAGCTTGACTAGCACTCTATTCGGGCTCATTAGCCTGCTTTGCCTAAACGACcacaaattttttattaGCGATGTTGACCGCGAAGGAATCTGTAGgtttgtttcaaaatgtcatAAGCCTGAAACTGGCGGATTTGCTGCAAGCCTCGATGTTGTTGCGGAAGATAGCCTCGAGCCATCCAAAACTGACCCAGATGACTTGAGACACACATACATGGCCATTGCAATACTCTATTTAATGGGCTGCAGAAACGCATCCGAGTTTGGGCGCTATGTCTGCCTTGAACCACTTTTCAGTCATTTCGAACAAAAGGCATGTGTTAGCGGCGGCTTCGGTCAGTATGGTGAGCCACATGCAGGATATACGTCATGTGCGCTCTCTATCCTCGAGTTAATATCAGATCGGTGGGACATATTTCCGAATTCTTTCTATGACAAGACCATAGAATGGCTGCTACAGCGACAAGTTTCAGATAAATGCCCAGAAATGAGTGGAAACGAATACTTTGATCCAGAGGATGATGGTGGGTTCCAAGGAAGGGAGAACAAGTTTGCTGACTCCTGCTATGGATTCTGGTGTGCTAATTCACTGAGCATCTTAAAAGCCCCACATAAGGTAGGTGATGCGTATCAAAATGGTCTCAGTGAGTatctgctcaacaaaacccAGAACCTGCTGTTGGGTGGGTTCGCGAAAAACGACAATGAAGACCCCGATTTGTACCATACCTGTCTTACTTTAGCCGCGCTGTCCATGATGTCTGGCGAGTTCGACGGAACCTTGTTTTTGCCCCGCAAAGTTGCAGATACGGCCAGGAGCCAGTTTATTGCACCCTGATGGCTGTAATGAAATGCTTTATGCTTTTACAATTTCCTAATTACATGAACTTTTTAACTAATTCCTCGTATATTCCCCATGCTATCCCAGCGCTCAGCGCCTTCCTTGTAAGCCTCAGGCTCAGTCCATcaaacaagttcttgggaCGCTCCTTTTTGAGAATAGTTGTCAAtgtttttccaaagctaGGGAACTTTGATGGATTTAGTTGCATCCGAGTTTTGATGGTATCAAAAGGTGCTGTTATCGAGGTCGCCAGACTCgctgaagaaaacgcaGCCAAGCAATTGACTATCGTGGACGTTTTAGTGGAAAAGGATCCGTTATCGTCCCGCACAATGAGTGCGGAAGGCAAAATCTTGGGTATTTGCATTTTAGATTGCTCATAGAACAAAACGTATATCCCCGCATAAGGCGCGTCTCGAAGGATCGTAGCACCGCAACCACTGAAGAGCCCTCGTATACCTTCAGATTTATAAATATGACGAGCAGCCTCTCCGAGGGAGCTGTAGTCGTACATTGTAGATTCAAATCGCACTTTCAGCACTGTAATTGGCATTGTAGCGACCCCAACCGCAGCTCTCGTTATAGCACCTGAAAGAAGATTTTCGTACATTGACAATTGAGGGAGAAAACTGCTACTACCGTTTTTCGAGGCAAGTCCGCGGACTCTTCTGTCTGCAATAGCCGACCTGACGATATTCAAAGTTGACAGGAAAAGTGCGCTACCCACGGAAGTTCGCAGAGCGGATGGCAGTGTACCCTTCCAGAGCTGTTTCGGGGATTTGATAGAATGCACGACGTCCATCAAGTTGCTATTCttgctttgttgaagtctGGTCTTTAGCAAATCAAAGGGTTGCAACACCACTGCTGAAGTCAGGCCACCGACAAACCCTCCCACTAGATGTGAAGTTCCTCTTGGTCTCTCTGACATGTAAGTTTGCCGTTTTTGAGGTAGCAAGAAGTATCGCTAGAGTATTATCCTTACTCGAATAATCAGACCCTTTTGCTAAAGTCAGTTTGTTTAAAAAACAGGCGACAACACATCAATCATTTCATACTATCCAAATAGGACAAGATATCAGCTACTTCGAGCTCGTACAGCGGGAGTTCATCATGTTCGGCAGTACTATTCCCTGAATCCTCGCATACCGAAAGTACTGTAAGGTTGTCGATCCACTTTGACTTGAAAGTTATAGGGCTACCATTTATTGTCCGAACGATTTTAGCAGTTTTATCAGCTTCGAGCGGTTCGAGAGCTCCTAAATTTATTGCAGAAAGACAACAGTTTAGGCCTGTTCCCGTGAGTTTTGTGTATGCCTCTTTCAGAGACCAGTAGTAAATGAAAAGCCTGTCTCTCTGCAAACCTTGTTGTGTTTGTTCAAGGCATTGCAGCTCATCTGAGGAAAAGATATCTTGGAAGAGCCGTAAATAACCAGGACCCCAATTCTCGCAGTCCTTGGTGCTTGCTAAATCAATCCCGATGCTTCCATGGCTTCTTTTGACAAACATAGCGACCTTTCCGCAGCTGTTGGATAAGTTGAAAATGCATGGATTTGCGCTCTCGACGTAAGGCTTCCCCAATTTActcattttgaactttagATCACGCCAGTGTATACCACAGGCCGCAGACGCACCTGCTATCTGCAATATTTGATTGCATAGTGCGGTGTTTCGAGCGTCGCGCTGCTTCCTGCTTAGTATTCTTTGCTGTTTTTCTAGCGGCAGGTACCGCATTCCCATCTCAAACTCAAAGTCGTCGTGTAGGATACCACGATGGTCATCGCAGACCAGAACAAATGCCGGCAAGCCGGTGCCCGCTGAGAGTAACCATTCCTTACTCATTTGGTTGAACCCAACTGGAGTTCGTCGTGattgatcaaaaacgatTGACAATATATATCCCAGAGACAATTTATTGATAAGACACAACACCTTTGAGGGTATCTCACAGAATGGCCCAACCGACAGCTGAAGACCGTAAAGGACTTTACGAGTCAGCGATTGCATTCTTGAATGATCCCAATGTTTCAGATGCGCCCCTCACCAAAAAGATTGAGTTTCTACAATCCAAAGGGTTAACTCGAGAAGAGATTGACCAGGCGATAAAAGAGGCGAAGTCAGGGCCTTCTCCTAATAGTGCCGAACCCAAGGATGCAGCCGTCGACCAGGGCAGGCATGCAGACTATGTGTACGAGGCAATCCCACCGCCATTACCAAAACGTGATTGGAAGGACTATTTTGTAATGGCCACAGCTAGCGCGGGACTATGCTACGGGGTATACCAACTTGCCAAGCTTTATGTCATCCCTAACATCTTACCTGATAGCAAGTCCAAACTGGAGCAAGATAAGGAGCAAATCATGCAGCAATTTGACAAGATGGAACAGCTTCTCTCAACGGTTGAACAGGACCACAGCTCACAAatgaagaaagaagaacagaagttcaaagagctcgatGAGGTAGTAGTAGAGCTACAAACAGCACTAGAAGGAAACGCTAGGACGAGGGAGAAACTGGAAGACGACGTACGAATCCTAAGACTTGAAATCGAGGGACTAcagaagaacttgaattCCTTCATCCTTGAGAACACGGACAGCCCAGCTATTCGCAAGCTCAATGATGAGAtcttgtccttgaagaacctCATGAAGAACAGCACATTGCTCAAATCTGCCACGCCCTCTGAAAACGACAAGTCGCCAGTCCCAGGAGCCGAGGCTATCCCCTCAGCCTCAGAAATTTTGGCTAAAATGAACATACCTAAAAAGAATGATAGTGAAGCGCCAGCATGGAAGAAGAGTAGAGATGCCATGGCCGCTCACAAAGACACTGCACTCCCTGAGTGGCAGAAAACAGCCGCTGAAAAGGCGCACACGCCCATCCCAGAATGGCAAAAGGCTATGTTCAATGCGGAGTCGCCAAGCCCAGAGGAGTCAGTTTCTTAATGGTAAGGATTGTTGGCATGAAGGCCTTCCTATGTAATGTATAATGAAGTAAGTCGTCGTGTACGGATGGTCTTTTTCACGCATTGTAGATCTTGAATCAGTCTAGGATATCGCCTGTTCGAATTGATTTGGACCCACTCAAA
The Lachancea thermotolerans CBS 6340 chromosome G complete sequence genome window above contains:
- the LYS5 gene encoding holo-[acyl-carrier-protein] synthase (similar to uniprot|P50113 Saccharomyces cerevisiae YGL154C LYS5 Phosphopantetheinyl transferase involved in lysine biosynthesis converts inactive apo-form of Lys2p (alpha-aminoadipate reductase) into catalytically active holo-form by posttranslational addition of phosphopantetheine); this translates as MQSLTRKVLYGLQLSVGPFCEIPSKVLCLINKLSLGYILSIVFDQSRRTPVGFNQMSKEWLLSAGTGLPAFVLVCDDHRGILHDDFEFEMGMRYLPLEKQQRILSRKQRDARNTALCNQILQIAGASAACGIHWRDLKFKMSKLGKPYVESANPCIFNLSNSCGKVAMFVKRSHGSIGIDLASTKDCENWGPGYLRLFQDIFSSDELQCLEQTQQGLQRDRLFIYYWSLKEAYTKLTGTGLNCCLSAINLGALEPLEADKTAKIVRTINGSPITFKSKWIDNLTVLSVCEDSGNSTAEHDELPLYELEVADILSYLDSMK
- the PEX14 gene encoding Pex14p (similar to uniprot|P53112 Saccharomyces cerevisiae YGL153W PEX14 Peroxisomal membrane protein that is a central component of the peroxisomal protein import machinery interacts with PTS1 (Pex5p) and PTS2 (Pex7p) peroxisomal matrix protein signal recognition factors and membrane receptor Pex13p): MAQPTAEDRKGLYESAIAFLNDPNVSDAPLTKKIEFLQSKGLTREEIDQAIKEAKSGPSPNSAEPKDAAVDQGRHADYVYEAIPPPLPKRDWKDYFVMATASAGLCYGVYQLAKLYVIPNILPDSKSKLEQDKEQIMQQFDKMEQLLSTVEQDHSSQMKKEEQKFKELDEVVVELQTALEGNARTREKLEDDVRILRLEIEGLQKNLNSFILENTDSPAIRKLNDEILSLKNLMKNSTLLKSATPSENDKSPVPGAEAIPSASEILAKMNIPKKNDSEAPAWKKSRDAMAAHKDTALPEWQKTAAEKAHTPIPEWQKAMFNAESPSPEESVS